A genome region from Tolypothrix sp. PCC 7712 includes the following:
- a CDS encoding class I SAM-dependent DNA methyltransferase, producing MKTEQVLETYDEAYAKAYDETFLIDIHSQIKTACELKILMNILSEKGKAVQWLDVACGTGYVLSQFPEVERTGFDLSPAMLKIARSKNPDIKLIEGDFRNKSLIDKGQWDVISSMWWAYSFVESISEIEQLIENISDWLTDDGVCFMPICEPAKNLYNGEIKIPYVAVENAPVYGGKILVTAVLWSWIEASGKRHDNMLVPQIEYMVDIFATYFEFVEVLEYADGYYRAILARKKKYKFD from the coding sequence ATGAAGACTGAACAAGTGCTAGAAACTTATGATGAAGCTTATGCAAAAGCATATGACGAGACATTTTTAATAGATATTCATTCACAAATCAAAACAGCTTGTGAACTTAAAATATTAATGAATATCTTAAGTGAAAAAGGTAAAGCAGTACAATGGTTAGATGTTGCTTGTGGTACAGGTTATGTTCTCAGCCAGTTTCCAGAAGTAGAGCGAACAGGTTTTGATCTTTCACCAGCAATGCTCAAAATTGCCAGAAGTAAAAATCCAGATATTAAACTGATTGAAGGCGACTTTAGAAATAAATCACTGATTGACAAAGGGCAATGGGATGTTATTTCTTCAATGTGGTGGGCATATAGCTTTGTAGAATCGATATCAGAAATCGAGCAGCTAATTGAAAATATCTCAGATTGGCTTACTGATGATGGTGTTTGTTTTATGCCAATCTGCGAGCCTGCAAAAAATCTTTACAACGGGGAAATCAAAATTCCTTATGTTGCAGTTGAAAATGCTCCTGTATATGGTGGAAAAATTTTAGTTACGGCAGTCCTTTGGTCATGGATTGAAGCTAGTGGCAAACGTCACGATAATATGCTAGTTCCTCAAATAGAATACATGGTTGATATCTTTGCAACCTATTTTGAATTTGTAGAGGTTCTTGAATATGCAGATGGTTATTATAGGGCAATTTTGGCAAGAAAGAAAAAATATAAATTTGATTGA
- a CDS encoding UbiA family prenyltransferase: protein MTNQAVNRFQQVLKIVRANDWWAYKIAPVLGTAYGTAAILDTPLITLWHSLIFVLIALVIGASYTSVINNVCDREEDRISSKSNYMIGRSNLFIALVLIASIVPGIIVSILLISNHLALGIYLTNWLIFTVYSLPPMRLKQHGFLGTLADAMGANVLPQMFAVFVVVYDANKTLPAIWLLFIVIWSLTSGLRGIFWHQILDFDNDVRADVYTFALQTSPQTLENLGKWIIFPAEIVALVGIFVLYNNILVWAFLGLYLVTEWLRYYFWQIAPVVVAPQDNHRILLFEYYDVFYPLGFLCIAIGNHSVNLIIIGVHLLLYFQRIWWWFRDIWGLLRWEIPNKIKQYFLEKKVDFN, encoded by the coding sequence ATGACTAATCAAGCAGTGAATCGATTTCAGCAAGTGCTTAAAATTGTCCGAGCTAATGACTGGTGGGCATACAAAATAGCACCTGTTCTGGGAACCGCCTACGGTACTGCTGCAATTTTAGACACACCTTTGATAACGCTCTGGCATTCTCTGATATTTGTCCTGATTGCTCTGGTTATAGGTGCAAGCTACACTAGCGTAATTAATAATGTGTGTGATCGAGAAGAAGATCGGATCAGTAGTAAATCCAACTATATGATTGGGCGATCAAACCTTTTTATCGCACTAGTTCTCATAGCTTCTATTGTGCCGGGAATCATAGTATCAATACTACTTATCTCAAATCATCTGGCTCTCGGCATTTATTTAACTAACTGGTTAATCTTTACTGTTTATTCCTTACCCCCCATGCGCCTAAAACAGCACGGATTTTTAGGAACTCTGGCGGATGCAATGGGTGCAAATGTCTTACCGCAAATGTTTGCTGTATTTGTGGTGGTTTATGATGCTAATAAGACTTTACCAGCTATCTGGTTACTTTTTATTGTTATTTGGTCGTTGACTTCTGGATTGAGAGGCATTTTCTGGCATCAAATCCTTGATTTCGATAATGATGTTCGTGCTGATGTATACACATTTGCACTACAAACTTCTCCTCAAACGTTAGAAAATTTGGGAAAATGGATCATTTTCCCAGCAGAAATTGTGGCACTTGTTGGAATATTTGTGCTTTATAATAATATTTTAGTTTGGGCTTTTTTAGGATTATATTTAGTCACAGAATGGCTTCGCTACTATTTCTGGCAAATAGCTCCTGTTGTTGTTGCTCCTCAAGACAACCACCGAATTCTATTATTTGAATACTATGACGTGTTTTATCCCTTAGGGTTTCTATGTATAGCTATTGGCAATCATTCAGTAAATTTAATTATTATAGGTGTTCATCTGCTACTCTATTTTCAGCGTATATGGTGGTGGTTCAGAGACATTTGGGGTTTGTTAAGATGGGAAATTCCTAACAAAATCAAACAGTATTTTCTAGAGAAAAAAGTTGATTTTAATTAG
- a CDS encoding glycosyltransferase: MLKKLFQAKISKFIMGGGIAATINLFLIFALIEWLGFNTSTLRNVANAVSIELSLLASFLIYRIWVWPGGAWTFREVLWRQIPLYHVSAGAAVIVRIFILFPLLDWLKVDYKINTLVGVLLSAALNYIISDRLVFKTSVKSSQRATKFSSEIYYPEGLAPALENRSPLPRPLQSENSRKIKVFSIVIPAHNEEGCIVTTIQSISQILEAEKIVYEILVVNDNSRDRTEELLQQLNAENSKVRYINNYYPNGFGFAVRCGLENFQGDAVAIVMADSSDSPENIIDYYYNLQEGYDCVFGSRFIRGGKVIDYPTHKLIVNRLANLFIQILFGLSFNDTTNAFKIYRREVVEGVSPLLSHHFNLTVEIPLKAIIRGYSYKVIPIKWSNRKAGISKLKIKEMGSRYLFIVLSILLEKYLSRGDYIRQQTETLIPQKNNP, translated from the coding sequence ATGTTGAAAAAGTTATTCCAAGCAAAAATCTCCAAGTTTATTATGGGTGGCGGCATAGCAGCAACCATCAATTTATTCTTGATATTTGCTTTAATAGAGTGGCTAGGATTTAACACATCTACTTTACGCAATGTTGCTAATGCCGTGTCAATTGAACTGTCGCTGTTAGCAAGTTTTTTAATCTACAGGATATGGGTTTGGCCGGGAGGTGCTTGGACTTTTAGAGAAGTACTATGGCGACAAATACCCCTTTATCATGTATCGGCTGGTGCTGCTGTAATTGTAAGAATATTCATTTTATTTCCTTTATTAGATTGGTTGAAGGTAGATTATAAAATTAACACTTTAGTAGGTGTATTGTTGAGTGCAGCACTCAATTATATAATTAGCGATCGCTTGGTCTTTAAAACATCTGTTAAATCTTCTCAGCGAGCAACAAAATTTTCTTCAGAAATTTATTATCCAGAAGGATTGGCTCCTGCATTGGAAAATCGCTCTCCTTTACCAAGACCCCTACAATCAGAAAATTCGAGAAAAATTAAGGTTTTCTCGATTGTAATTCCTGCTCATAATGAAGAAGGTTGTATCGTCACAACTATTCAATCTATCAGCCAAATTTTGGAAGCAGAAAAAATTGTTTACGAAATTCTGGTTGTCAATGATAACAGCCGCGATCGCACTGAAGAATTACTGCAACAACTCAATGCTGAAAACAGCAAAGTGCGTTATATCAATAATTATTATCCTAACGGTTTCGGGTTTGCTGTGCGTTGCGGCTTAGAAAACTTTCAAGGGGATGCGGTAGCTATTGTCATGGCAGACAGTTCCGATTCTCCAGAAAATATCATTGATTATTATTACAACCTGCAAGAAGGATATGATTGTGTATTTGGCTCTAGATTTATTAGGGGTGGCAAAGTAATTGACTACCCCACTCATAAATTAATTGTTAATCGTTTAGCTAATTTATTTATTCAAATTTTATTTGGCTTATCATTTAATGACACAACAAATGCTTTTAAAATTTACCGCCGTGAAGTAGTTGAAGGGGTTTCTCCTCTCTTATCTCATCACTTTAATTTAACAGTTGAGATACCTCTTAAGGCAATTATTAGAGGATATTCTTATAAAGTTATTCCTATTAAATGGAGTAATCGTAAAGCCGGAATCTCAAAACTCAAAATTAAGGAAATGGGAAGTAGATATTTATTTATTGTACTCAGTATTTTGCTAGAGAAGTATCTTTCCCGTGGAGATTACATTCGCCAGCAGACTGAAACATTAATCCCCCAAAAAAATAATCCCTAA
- a CDS encoding NAD-dependent epimerase/dehydratase family protein has translation MTRNILITGGAGFVGSALGIGLAQRYPDWKITALDNLKRRGSELNLPRLKQARIEFIHGDVRSSEDLDPLSLKPDLILECSAEPSVLAGYTSPGYVLQTNLVGTINCLELARQTQADFIFLSTSRIYPIDYLNSLKFTEEKTRFQLLEQQPLPGVSSHGISEDFPLDKARSLYGTTKLASELLIAEYGEAYGLRTLINRCGVLTGPWQMGKVDQGVFALWMAFHYFQKPLKYIGYGGTGKQVRDFLHVSDLLDLIDLQIHNLEKLKGQTFNVGGGVNNTLSLYETTQICQEITGNKVPITSIPETRIGDVPIFITDSHKVMNATGWQPKKDAKMTLTEIYEWIAKFEQQVSDIFN, from the coding sequence ATGACTAGAAATATTTTGATAACTGGTGGTGCAGGATTTGTAGGCAGTGCATTGGGTATAGGACTTGCTCAACGCTATCCTGACTGGAAAATAACTGCGTTAGACAACTTAAAAAGACGTGGTTCAGAATTAAATTTACCTCGACTTAAACAAGCCAGAATTGAATTTATTCATGGTGATGTGAGAAGTTCAGAGGATTTAGATCCTTTAAGTCTTAAGCCAGATTTGATTTTAGAATGTTCGGCTGAACCCTCAGTATTAGCTGGATATACATCTCCTGGGTATGTACTGCAAACGAACTTAGTCGGAACAATTAATTGCTTGGAATTAGCTCGTCAAACGCAAGCAGATTTTATTTTTCTGTCTACTAGTCGGATATATCCGATTGATTACCTCAATTCCTTGAAATTTACAGAAGAAAAAACCCGCTTTCAACTACTAGAACAACAGCCTTTGCCAGGTGTATCTAGCCACGGTATTTCTGAGGATTTTCCTTTAGATAAAGCACGCTCTCTTTATGGAACGACAAAGCTAGCTTCAGAATTACTGATTGCGGAATATGGTGAGGCTTATGGGCTAAGAACTTTAATTAATAGGTGTGGAGTTTTAACTGGGCCTTGGCAAATGGGTAAAGTCGATCAAGGAGTTTTTGCCTTGTGGATGGCATTTCACTACTTTCAAAAACCTTTAAAATACATCGGTTATGGAGGAACAGGTAAACAAGTCAGAGACTTTTTACATGTGTCAGATTTACTAGACTTGATTGACTTACAGATTCACAATTTAGAGAAATTAAAAGGACAAACTTTTAATGTGGGTGGTGGAGTCAATAATACACTTTCACTATATGAAACAACTCAGATTTGCCAAGAAATTACTGGCAATAAAGTTCCAATTACCTCCATTCCAGAAACCCGAATAGGTGATGTTCCTATCTTTATTACAGACTCACATAAAGTGATGAATGCTACTGGTTGGCAACCTAAAAAAGATGCCAAAATGACTCTCACGGAAATTTATGAGTGGATTGCTAAATTTGAGCAACAAGTCAGTGATATTTTTAATTAA
- a CDS encoding DUF4149 domain-containing protein, with protein MHTLSNSHFKQSFWRPAVLLTLGFWLSASLLLDWVIMPSLYISGMMTQASFSTVGYAIFWNFNRVELLSAAVVLTGVLTLSKTQANWRRNGIVLSVILLAVALLDTYFLTPQMSAIAIHLNAFDAETTIPTSMNFLHGSYWVLELVKLIAGGALLNCCWKQEP; from the coding sequence ATGCATACTCTTTCTAACTCTCACTTTAAGCAGTCCTTTTGGCGGCCTGCTGTCTTATTGACTCTGGGCTTTTGGCTAAGTGCTAGCTTACTTTTAGATTGGGTAATTATGCCTAGCCTTTATATTTCTGGCATGATGACCCAGGCAAGTTTTTCTACAGTTGGCTATGCGATTTTTTGGAATTTTAATCGCGTGGAATTATTGTCAGCGGCTGTAGTATTAACTGGTGTACTAACTTTGAGCAAAACCCAAGCTAACTGGCGGCGTAATGGTATTGTTTTGTCTGTCATCCTGTTAGCTGTAGCTTTGCTAGATACCTATTTTTTGACTCCACAGATGAGTGCGATCGCAATTCATCTTAATGCGTTTGATGCTGAGACTACTATTCCCACATCCATGAATTTTCTTCACGGCAGTTATTGGGTATTGGAATTAGTGAAGTTAATCGCAGGCGGTGCGCTATTAAACTGTTGCTGGAAACAAGAGCCTTAA
- the uvsE gene encoding UV DNA damage repair endonuclease UvsE, with protein sequence MTTIEYQNLTNLEDLHKVSQPELGLVCITVGQQVRFRTITRTRYLKLDLEQKASVLRELYLHNLQRLNDALSFCQQHQIRLYRISSALFPLSDMEDEIGANILEEMSADLAKIGEKSQSLGIRMVLHPDQFVVLSSDSPEVLQTSIKILERHARTFDLLGLPRSPWSLMNIHGGKSQRTAQLVKVIADLPEAIKSRLTFENDEYAYSGSEILAVCQQAGVPMVFDAHHHICHENLDSYDDASVAEMFYAARETWKHPDWQLVHISNGDTAFRDRKHSDMITAMPSVYYQAPWIEVEAKRKEEAIAHLRSWWLIENNLK encoded by the coding sequence ATGACTACAATCGAGTACCAAAATTTAACTAATCTAGAGGATTTACACAAGGTTTCTCAGCCAGAGTTGGGACTAGTTTGCATTACTGTTGGTCAGCAAGTGCGCTTTCGGACAATCACGCGCACTCGCTATTTAAAGCTAGATTTAGAACAGAAAGCTAGCGTTTTGCGAGAATTGTATTTGCATAACTTGCAACGCTTAAATGATGCGCTATCTTTTTGTCAGCAGCACCAGATTCGGCTATATCGGATATCCTCGGCTTTGTTTCCCCTCAGTGATATGGAAGATGAGATTGGGGCAAATATCCTAGAGGAAATGAGTGCTGATTTAGCGAAAATTGGTGAGAAATCCCAGTCTTTAGGGATCAGAATGGTGTTGCATCCCGATCAATTTGTGGTGCTGAGTTCTGATTCTCCTGAAGTATTACAAACCAGCATCAAAATTTTAGAACGACACGCCCGCACTTTTGACTTGTTGGGTCTACCGCGATCGCCTTGGTCTTTAATGAATATTCATGGCGGTAAATCTCAACGGACTGCACAACTAGTAAAGGTAATTGCGGATTTACCGGAAGCGATTAAAAGCCGCTTGACTTTTGAAAATGACGAATACGCCTATAGTGGTAGTGAAATTTTAGCAGTCTGTCAGCAAGCTGGTGTGCCGATGGTGTTTGATGCCCATCACCATATTTGCCATGAAAATTTAGATAGCTACGACGATGCGAGTGTAGCTGAGATGTTTTACGCTGCTAGGGAAACTTGGAAACATCCCGATTGGCAATTAGTGCATATTTCTAATGGTGACACGGCTTTCCGCGATCGCAAACACAGTGATATGATTACCGCCATGCCGAGCGTTTATTATCAAGCACCGTGGATTGAAGTGGAAGCCAAACGCAAAGAAGAAGCGATCGCACATTTGCGCTCGTGGTGGTTAATAGAGAATAATCTCAAATAA
- a CDS encoding NAD-dependent epimerase/dehydratase family protein, translating into MKIVLVTGSAGLIGSESVRFFCDRGFTVVGIDNNMRQVFFGKDASTEWNRDCLLQDYGDRYIHHNIDIRNHEAISQIFHTYGQDISLIIHTAAQPSHDWAANDPYTDFTVNANGTLVLLENTRQHCPEAVFIFCSTNKVYGDSPNLLPLVEKDLRWEIEQTHPYYQGINEKMSIDNCKHSLFGASKVAADVLVQEYGRYFNMKTACFRGGCLTGPSHSGTKLHGFLSYLMKCTITGQPYQVYGYKGKQVRDNIHSYDLVNAFYHFYQAPRVAEVYNIGGSRFSNCSMLEAIGHCEAITDKKLTWNYVESNRIGDHIWWISDVQKFKSQYPNWELTYTITDILQEIFNENIARWPSIKNLIFR; encoded by the coding sequence ATGAAAATAGTTTTAGTCACAGGATCAGCCGGGTTAATTGGCTCCGAGTCAGTCAGATTTTTTTGCGATCGCGGCTTTACAGTTGTTGGAATTGACAACAACATGCGGCAAGTTTTTTTTGGCAAAGATGCATCAACAGAATGGAATCGCGATTGCCTTTTACAAGATTATGGCGACCGATATATTCACCATAATATTGACATTCGCAATCATGAGGCAATCTCTCAAATATTTCACACCTATGGTCAAGATATAAGTTTGATTATTCATACTGCGGCTCAACCTTCCCATGATTGGGCAGCTAATGATCCTTACACCGATTTTACAGTCAATGCCAATGGTACTTTGGTGTTACTAGAAAATACTCGTCAACACTGTCCAGAAGCCGTCTTTATCTTTTGCTCTACCAATAAAGTGTATGGAGATAGTCCTAATTTATTACCACTAGTTGAGAAAGACCTGCGCTGGGAAATTGAACAGACCCATCCCTACTACCAGGGTATTAATGAAAAAATGAGTATTGATAACTGCAAACATTCGCTGTTTGGAGCTTCTAAGGTAGCAGCAGATGTTTTAGTGCAAGAATACGGCCGTTATTTCAATATGAAAACAGCTTGTTTTCGTGGGGGATGTTTGACTGGCCCCAGCCACTCTGGGACTAAACTGCATGGCTTTTTATCCTATTTGATGAAATGTACAATCACTGGACAGCCCTACCAAGTGTATGGCTATAAAGGTAAGCAGGTTCGTGATAATATCCACAGTTACGATTTAGTCAATGCTTTCTACCATTTTTATCAGGCTCCACGTGTAGCTGAAGTTTATAACATCGGAGGTAGTCGCTTCAGTAATTGCTCGATGTTAGAAGCAATTGGCCATTGTGAAGCCATAACTGATAAAAAGCTGACTTGGAACTATGTGGAATCGAATCGGATTGGAGATCATATCTGGTGGATTAGTGATGTCCAAAAATTCAAAAGCCAATATCCGAATTGGGAACTAACTTATACAATAACTGACATTCTTCAAGAGATTTTCAATGAAAATATTGCTCGCTGGCCATCAATAAAAAATTTGATTTTTAGATAA
- a CDS encoding ABC transporter ATP-binding protein: protein MAHILLEAEHLSKRFCRRPELALRYTAQDILREFRRSPWGDDRLRPGEFWATRDVNLQLYAGEVLGLVGHNGAGKSTLLNLLTGILRPTLGQVRWYTDQIVLMDGDSGLNPIQTGRENIYNKLSLHGVSNSLIDKGLDEIIHYSGIGNFIDAPVGTYSTGMRLRLAFSIYTQLQPDVFIIDEALGGGDIRFRQKFENYLRDYITKGGAILLISHDLFIMQSLCHRCVLLNEGQVVSTGPTMEILHAYYELMQVREEDYQQAINLPLPTQSEVEIQEMPVLGKQFGAVEIQQFEIYGLDGGEIRPGCKVRFRLVCHSQITYPRIVLGFSLGQADLSPLAVVLGGYGDRSYSLQVGENEFCGTIDNLPLMPGRYQLIASVLECETQALLGLKGYEDAPFIFEVKSYIDPALQLAQGQKAIFYLPINWE from the coding sequence ATGGCACACATTCTTTTAGAAGCAGAGCATTTATCTAAACGCTTCTGTCGCCGTCCAGAGCTAGCATTGCGTTACACTGCCCAGGATATTTTGCGGGAGTTTCGCCGTTCTCCCTGGGGAGATGATCGTTTGCGTCCTGGTGAATTTTGGGCAACACGGGATGTAAATCTACAGTTGTATGCTGGCGAGGTTCTGGGGTTAGTTGGGCACAATGGTGCAGGTAAGAGTACATTACTGAATTTGCTCACCGGGATTCTGCGCCCAACATTGGGACAAGTCCGTTGGTACACCGATCAAATTGTCCTGATGGATGGTGATTCAGGACTGAATCCAATTCAGACAGGACGAGAGAATATCTACAACAAATTATCCCTACATGGAGTCAGCAATAGCCTAATTGACAAAGGTCTTGATGAGATTATCCATTACTCTGGTATCGGTAACTTTATTGATGCGCCAGTAGGTACTTATAGTACAGGTATGAGGTTACGACTGGCATTTTCGATTTACACACAATTACAACCAGATGTTTTTATTATCGATGAAGCCTTAGGAGGGGGAGATATTCGCTTTCGCCAAAAGTTTGAAAATTATTTGCGAGACTACATCACAAAAGGCGGGGCAATTTTACTGATTTCTCACGACTTGTTCATCATGCAGTCACTTTGTCACCGTTGCGTTCTCTTGAATGAAGGACAGGTAGTAAGTACAGGCCCAACAATGGAAATTCTTCACGCTTATTACGAACTAATGCAAGTGCGAGAAGAAGACTACCAGCAAGCGATAAATCTGCCTTTACCAACTCAGTCAGAAGTAGAAATACAGGAAATGCCTGTGTTAGGAAAGCAATTTGGTGCGGTTGAGATTCAGCAGTTTGAAATCTATGGATTAGATGGAGGGGAAATTCGACCAGGATGCAAAGTTCGGTTTCGCCTAGTCTGTCATTCTCAGATTACATATCCTCGGATTGTTTTGGGCTTCTCCCTAGGACAGGCTGATTTGTCTCCTTTAGCAGTGGTGTTGGGAGGCTACGGCGATCGCTCTTACAGTTTGCAAGTCGGGGAAAATGAATTTTGTGGCACTATCGATAATTTACCTCTGATGCCTGGTCGCTATCAACTGATTGCTTCGGTGCTTGAGTGCGAGACACAAGCCTTATTAGGACTTAAAGGTTATGAAGATGCTCCATTTATCTTTGAGGTCAAGAGCTATATTGACCCAGCCCTGCAACTTGCTCAAGGTCAAAAAGCGATCTTCTATCTCCCTATCAACTGGGAATAA
- the sbcD gene encoding exonuclease subunit SbcD has product MIKILHLSDIHMGSGFSHGRINPATGLNTRLEDFVNTLSICIDRALTDNVDLVIFGGDAFPDATPPPYVQEAFASQFRRLVDGNIPTVLLVGNHDQHSQGLGGASLCIYRTLGVRGFVVGDTVTTHRIQTRSGKVQVITLPWLTRSTLMTRQETESLSLAEVNQLLTERLQLVLESEIRRLDPQVPTVLLAHLMADNASLGAERFLAVGKGFTLPLSLLTRPCFDYVALGHVHRHQNLNKSNDPPVIYPGSIERVDFSEEKEDKGYVLIELEKGQANWEFCPLSVRTFRTIEVDISKADDPQAAILKAIAKHDIQDAVIRLIYKLRSEQLDLIDNSSLHDALSSAHTYTIHPELLSQLARPRIPELTASSSIDPMEALKTYLSNREDLKDIAASMVEAAQKLLADDVEVWLEGAGRD; this is encoded by the coding sequence ATGATCAAAATCCTTCATCTTTCCGATATCCACATGGGGAGTGGTTTCTCCCACGGACGCATTAATCCAGCGACAGGATTAAATACGCGGCTGGAGGATTTTGTCAATACATTATCTATTTGTATTGACCGAGCATTAACAGATAATGTTGATCTAGTGATTTTTGGCGGTGATGCTTTTCCTGATGCTACGCCACCCCCGTATGTGCAAGAAGCTTTTGCTAGTCAATTCCGCCGTTTGGTGGATGGTAATATTCCGACAGTGCTGTTAGTGGGAAACCATGACCAGCATTCCCAAGGGCTTGGCGGGGCAAGTTTGTGTATTTACCGCACGTTGGGAGTGCGGGGGTTTGTGGTGGGAGATACGGTGACAACTCATCGCATCCAAACCCGCAGTGGTAAAGTCCAAGTTATTACCCTCCCTTGGCTGACGCGTTCGACGTTGATGACTCGCCAAGAGACTGAAAGTTTATCACTTGCAGAAGTTAATCAGCTGTTAACTGAACGTCTGCAACTGGTTTTAGAATCGGAAATTCGCCGTCTCGATCCACAAGTGCCTACTGTGCTTTTAGCACATTTAATGGCTGATAATGCTTCTTTGGGAGCCGAAAGGTTTTTGGCTGTAGGTAAAGGCTTTACTTTACCGCTATCTTTATTGACGCGTCCATGTTTCGATTATGTGGCTTTGGGACATGTCCACCGTCACCAAAATTTAAATAAATCTAATGACCCGCCAGTAATCTATCCAGGAAGCATTGAGCGGGTAGATTTTAGTGAAGAAAAAGAAGATAAAGGTTATGTGCTCATAGAATTAGAGAAAGGTCAGGCAAATTGGGAATTTTGTCCCTTATCTGTGAGGACTTTCCGCACAATTGAAGTGGATATCTCGAAAGCAGACGATCCACAAGCAGCTATCTTAAAAGCGATCGCAAAACATGATATCCAAGATGCTGTCATCCGCTTAATCTATAAACTGCGTTCCGAACAGCTAGATTTAATTGATAACTCCTCGCTCCATGATGCGTTAAGTTCGGCTCATACCTACACAATTCATCCAGAATTACTCAGTCAGTTAGCTAGACCCCGCATCCCCGAACTGACTGCCAGTAGTAGCATCGATCCAATGGAAGCATTAAAAACTTACTTGAGTAATCGCGAAGACCTCAAAGATATAGCAGCCTCAATGGTAGAAGCTGCACAGAAGTTACTCGCGGATGATGTAGAAGTATGGTTGGAAGGGGCTGGGAGGGATTAG